The Marivivens sp. LCG002 genome contains a region encoding:
- the rpoB gene encoding DNA-directed RNA polymerase subunit beta: MAQSFLGQKRLRKYYGKIREVLEMPNLIEVQKSSYDLFLRSGDAEQPLDGEGIKGVFQSVFPIKDFNETAVLEFVKYELEKPKFDVEECMQRDLTYSAPLKVTLRLIVFDVDEDTGARSVKDIKEQDVFMGDMPLMTPNGTFIVNGTERVIVSQMHRSPGVFFDHDKGKTHSSGKLLFACRIIPYRGSWLDFEFDAKDLVFARIDRRRKLPVTTLLYALGMDQEGIMNAYYETVNFSLDKKSNSWVTKFFPERVRGTRPTYDLVDAATGEVIAKAGEKVTPRAVKKLIDEGKVKSLLVPFNHIVGKYVAQDIINEENGAIYVEAGDELTVEMDKDGTLIGGSIKELMDAGVTDIPVLDIDNINVGPYIRSTMASDKNMNREGALMDIYRVMRPGEPPTVEAASTLFDSLFFDSERYDLSAVGRVKMNMRLDLDAADTQRTLRNEDIVACIKALVELRDGKGEVDDIDHLGNRRVRSVGELMENQYRVGLLRMERAIKERMSSVEIDTVMPQDLINAKPAAAAVREFFGSSQLSQFMDQTNPLSEVTHKRRLSALGPGGLTRERAGFEVRDVHPTHYGRMCPIETPEGPNIGLINSLATFARVNKYGFIETPYRKVIDGKVTDEVSYMSATEEMRHTVAQANATLDEGGNFVNEFVSTRQSGEYTLAPRESVDLIDVSPKQLVSVAASLIPFLENDDANRALMGSNMQRQAVPLLQATAPLVGTGIEGVVARDSGAAIMAKRAGIIDQVDATRIVVRATEDLEVGDPGVDIYRLRKFQRSNQNTCINQRPLVKVGDTVGKGEVIADGPSTDMGELALGKNVIVAFMPWNGYNYEDSILISERIVRDDVFTSIHIEEFEVAARDTKLGPEEITRDIPNVGEEALRNLDEAGIVYIGAEVGPGDILVGKITPKGESPMTPEEKLLRAIFGEKASDVRDTSLRLPPGDFGTIVEVRVFNRHGVEKDERALQIEREEVERLSRDRDDELAILDRNIYARLKTMIMGKEVVKGPKGLKAGTIVTDEVLGELSRGQWWQLALKDEDDAKIVEALNEQYEIQKRALDARFEDKVEKVRRGDDLPPGVMKMVKVFVAVKRKLQPGDKMAGRHGNKGVISKVVPMEDMPFLADGTPVDFVLNPLGVPSRMNVGQILETHMGWASRGLGAQIGDALEEYRRSGDLTPVRDALKIAYGPEVYEEGFADQDEDMLVEMAGNVTHGVPIATPVFDGAKEGDVNDALKRAGLDESGQSILFDGRTGEQFARPVTVGVKYLLKLHHLVDDKIHARSTGPYSLVTQQPLGGKAQFGGQRFGEMEVWALEAYGAAYTLQEMLTVKSDDVAGRTKVYESIVKGEDNFEAGVPESFNVLVKEVRGLGLNMELLDAEDDE, encoded by the coding sequence ATGGCTCAGTCCTTCCTAGGCCAGAAACGCTTGCGCAAGTATTACGGTAAAATCCGTGAAGTCCTTGAAATGCCGAACCTCATCGAGGTCCAGAAGTCGTCTTATGACCTCTTCCTGCGTTCCGGCGATGCAGAGCAGCCGCTTGACGGCGAAGGTATCAAGGGTGTTTTCCAATCGGTTTTCCCGATCAAGGATTTCAACGAAACCGCAGTGCTCGAGTTTGTGAAATACGAGCTTGAAAAGCCGAAATTCGACGTCGAAGAATGTATGCAGCGCGACTTGACCTATAGCGCGCCGCTCAAGGTGACCCTGCGTCTCATCGTGTTCGATGTCGACGAGGACACCGGCGCACGTTCGGTCAAAGACATCAAGGAACAAGACGTGTTCATGGGCGACATGCCCCTGATGACGCCGAACGGCACGTTCATCGTCAACGGCACCGAGCGCGTGATCGTGTCCCAGATGCACCGCTCGCCGGGCGTGTTCTTCGACCACGACAAGGGCAAGACCCATTCGTCGGGCAAGCTCCTGTTCGCTTGCCGTATCATTCCGTACCGCGGATCGTGGCTCGACTTCGAATTCGACGCCAAGGACCTCGTGTTCGCTCGTATCGACCGTCGCCGCAAACTGCCGGTTACGACGCTGCTCTATGCTCTCGGCATGGATCAGGAAGGCATCATGAATGCCTACTACGAGACTGTGAACTTCAGCCTCGACAAAAAGTCGAACTCCTGGGTCACCAAGTTCTTCCCCGAGCGCGTTCGTGGCACGCGCCCGACCTATGATCTTGTTGATGCAGCGACCGGCGAAGTTATCGCCAAGGCCGGCGAGAAGGTCACGCCTCGTGCTGTCAAGAAGCTGATCGACGAAGGTAAGGTCAAATCGCTTCTCGTTCCGTTCAATCACATTGTTGGCAAGTATGTCGCCCAGGACATCATCAACGAAGAGAACGGCGCGATCTATGTCGAAGCGGGTGACGAACTCACGGTCGAGATGGACAAGGACGGCACCCTCATCGGCGGCTCGATCAAAGAGCTTATGGATGCGGGCGTAACGGATATCCCGGTTCTCGACATCGACAACATCAACGTCGGTCCCTACATCCGCAGCACCATGGCGTCGGACAAGAACATGAACCGCGAAGGCGCGCTCATGGATATCTATCGCGTTATGCGTCCGGGTGAACCGCCGACGGTTGAAGCAGCATCGACCCTGTTCGATAGCCTGTTCTTCGACAGCGAGCGCTATGACCTTTCGGCTGTTGGTCGCGTCAAGATGAACATGCGTCTTGACCTCGATGCCGCCGATACCCAGCGCACCCTGCGTAACGAAGACATCGTGGCTTGCATCAAGGCACTGGTCGAGCTTCGCGACGGCAAAGGCGAAGTGGACGACATCGACCACCTCGGCAACCGTCGTGTCCGCTCTGTCGGCGAACTGATGGAAAACCAGTATCGCGTCGGTCTTCTGCGCATGGAGCGCGCGATCAAGGAGCGTATGTCCTCGGTCGAGATCGACACCGTGATGCCGCAGGATCTGATCAACGCAAAGCCGGCTGCTGCCGCTGTGCGCGAATTCTTCGGTTCGTCGCAGCTTTCGCAGTTCATGGACCAAACCAACCCGCTTTCCGAAGTCACGCACAAGCGTCGTCTTTCGGCTCTCGGGCCGGGCGGTCTGACCCGCGAGCGCGCAGGCTTCGAAGTCCGCGACGTTCACCCGACCCACTATGGCCGTATGTGCCCGATCGAGACGCCGGAAGGTCCGAACATCGGTCTGATCAACTCGCTCGCTACTTTTGCGCGCGTGAACAAATACGGCTTTATCGAAACCCCGTATCGCAAGGTTATCGACGGTAAGGTCACGGATGAAGTGTCCTATATGTCGGCCACCGAAGAGATGCGTCACACTGTGGCTCAGGCCAACGCTACCCTCGACGAGGGCGGCAACTTTGTGAACGAGTTCGTCTCGACGCGTCAGTCGGGTGAATACACCCTCGCTCCGCGCGAGTCGGTCGACCTCATCGACGTCTCGCCGAAGCAGCTTGTTTCGGTCGCAGCATCGCTTATCCCGTTCCTTGAGAACGACGACGCTAACCGCGCTCTTATGGGCTCGAACATGCAACGTCAGGCTGTTCCGCTTCTCCAAGCGACCGCGCCGCTCGTCGGCACCGGTATCGAAGGCGTTGTGGCACGCGACTCGGGCGCTGCGATCATGGCAAAGCGTGCCGGTATCATCGACCAGGTCGATGCAACCCGTATCGTTGTGCGCGCGACTGAAGATCTCGAAGTCGGCGATCCCGGCGTTGACATCTATCGTCTGCGCAAGTTCCAGCGTTCGAACCAGAACACCTGTATCAACCAGCGCCCGCTGGTGAAGGTGGGTGACACCGTCGGCAAAGGCGAAGTCATCGCCGATGGTCCCTCGACCGATATGGGCGAACTCGCACTCGGTAAGAACGTCATCGTCGCGTTCATGCCTTGGAACGGTTATAACTACGAAGACTCCATCCTGATCTCCGAGCGTATCGTGCGCGACGACGTCTTCACCTCGATCCACATCGAGGAATTCGAAGTCGCCGCCCGTGACACCAAGCTCGGGCCGGAAGAAATCACTCGCGATATCCCGAACGTCGGTGAAGAAGCGCTGCGCAACCTCGACGAGGCCGGCATCGTTTACATCGGTGCCGAGGTAGGGCCGGGCGACATTCTCGTTGGTAAGATCACGCCCAAGGGCGAAAGCCCGATGACGCCGGAAGAGAAACTCCTCCGCGCCATCTTCGGTGAAAAGGCATCGGACGTTCGCGACACCTCGCTCCGTCTGCCGCCGGGTGACTTCGGCACCATCGTAGAAGTTCGCGTCTTCAACCGTCACGGCGTCGAAAAGGACGAACGTGCGCTCCAGATCGAGCGTGAAGAAGTAGAGCGTCTGTCGCGCGACCGCGACGACGAGCTCGCGATCCTCGACCGCAACATCTATGCCCGTCTCAAGACCATGATCATGGGCAAAGAAGTTGTTAAGGGCCCCAAAGGTCTCAAGGCCGGCACCATTGTTACCGACGAAGTTCTGGGTGAACTGAGCCGTGGTCAGTGGTGGCAGCTTGCTCTCAAGGACGAAGACGATGCGAAAATCGTCGAAGCCCTCAACGAGCAGTACGAGATCCAGAAGCGCGCCCTTGATGCACGTTTCGAAGACAAGGTCGAAAAAGTCCGCCGTGGCGACGATCTTCCTCCGGGCGTCATGAAGATGGTCAAAGTCTTTGTTGCCGTGAAGCGCAAGCTTCAGCCGGGCGACAAGATGGCGGGTCGTCACGGGAACAAGGGTGTTATTTCCAAGGTTGTACCGATGGAAGACATGCCGTTCCTTGCCGACGGTACGCCGGTTGACTTCGTTCTGAACCCGCTCGGCGTGCCCTCGCGTATGAACGTCGGTCAGATCCTTGAAACCCATATGGGTTGGGCGTCGCGTGGTCTGGGTGCCCAGATCGGTGATGCGCTGGAAGAATACCGTCGTTCGGGCGATCTCACTCCGGTTCGTGATGCACTCAAGATCGCATACGGTCCCGAGGTCTATGAAGAAGGCTTTGCCGATCAGGACGAAGACATGCTTGTCGAGATGGCGGGTAACGTCACTCACGGTGTTCCGATCGCAACGCCCGTCTTCGACGGTGCCAAGGAAGGCGACGTCAACGACGCGCTCAAGCGAGCCGGTCTCGACGAGTCCGGTCAGTCGATCCTCTTCGACGGCCGCACCGGCGAGCAGTTCGCGCGTCCCGTGACCGTTGGTGTGAAGTATCTTCTGAAACTGCACCACCTCGTCGACGACAAGATCCACGCTCGTTCGACCGGACCGTACTCGCTCGTCACCCAGCAGCCGCTCGGTGGTAAGGCGCAGTTCGGCGGCCAGCGCTTCGGGGAAATGGAAGTCTGGGCTCTTGAAGCCTATGGCGCCGCCTACACCCTGCAGGAAATGCTGACCGTGAAGTCGGATGACGTCGCAGGCCGTACCAAGGTCTACGAGTCGATCGTCAAGGGCGAGGACAACTTCGAAGCCGGCGTGCCGGAATCGTTCAACGTTCTCGTCAAAGAAGTTCGGGGCCTCGGCCTCAATATGGAACTCCTGGATGCGGAGGACGATGAGTGA
- the rpsL gene encoding 30S ribosomal protein S12, translating to MPTIQQLIRKPRQPKVTKSKSQHLEQCPQKRGVCTRVYTTTPKKPNSAMRKVAKVRLTNGFEVISYIPGESHNLQEHSVVLIRGGRVKDLPGVRYHILRGVLDTQGVKNRKQRRSKYGAKRPK from the coding sequence ATGCCAACGATCCAGCAGCTGATCCGCAAACCGCGGCAGCCCAAAGTCACCAAGTCCAAGTCGCAGCACCTTGAACAGTGCCCGCAGAAGCGTGGTGTTTGCACCCGCGTATACACCACCACCCCCAAGAAGCCGAACTCCGCTATGCGTAAGGTTGCCAAGGTGCGCCTGACCAACGGTTTCGAAGTCATCTCTTACATCCCCGGTGAAAGCCATAACCTTCAGGAACACTCTGTGGTTCTGATCCGTGGCGGCCGTGTAAAAGACCTTCCGGGCGTTCGCTACCACATCCTGCGTGGTGTGCTCGATACCCAGGGTGTCAAGAACCGTAAGCAGCGTCGTTCGAAGTACGGCGCCAAGCGTCCGAAGTAA
- a CDS encoding DMT family transporter yields MRGAVLMSIAMVAFTINDTCIKILGEKLALSQIIAMRGVVVTMAMVALAAHQGHLRFDLPRREWKLISLRSFAELAAALLFLPALFKMSIANASAIMQSLPLAVTLGGALFFKEAVGWKRMIAIVIGFIGVMMIIQPGGEDFNIYSLLVVATVITVAVRDLCSRQLDRSTPSLLAATAGAAAVAVFGLIMLPFYEIKALSLTDVFLLATSCGSVIVGYVLAVSAMRMGEIAIVAPFRYVSLIAALIVGVLVFGRIPNGLALCGAGVVVATGLFTLYREHKLRQRIAAKTLPH; encoded by the coding sequence ATGCGTGGCGCTGTCCTGATGTCTATCGCAATGGTGGCTTTCACCATCAACGATACATGCATCAAGATACTGGGTGAAAAGCTCGCCCTCTCGCAGATCATCGCCATGCGCGGTGTGGTTGTGACGATGGCCATGGTGGCGCTGGCCGCGCATCAAGGACACCTGCGGTTCGATCTTCCGCGTCGGGAATGGAAGCTGATTTCTCTCCGCAGTTTTGCAGAGCTTGCTGCCGCGCTCTTGTTCCTTCCGGCTCTTTTCAAAATGTCGATCGCAAATGCGAGCGCGATCATGCAGTCGCTTCCACTGGCTGTGACACTTGGAGGAGCGCTTTTCTTCAAAGAAGCAGTAGGATGGAAGCGGATGATCGCAATCGTCATCGGCTTCATCGGGGTCATGATGATCATTCAGCCGGGTGGGGAAGACTTCAATATCTATTCCCTTTTGGTCGTCGCCACGGTAATCACGGTTGCCGTCCGTGATCTTTGCTCGCGCCAGTTGGATCGCTCGACGCCTTCGCTTCTTGCGGCGACGGCCGGAGCCGCGGCTGTTGCGGTGTTCGGTCTGATCATGCTCCCGTTCTACGAGATCAAGGCGCTTTCGCTAACAGACGTATTTCTTCTGGCAACGTCATGCGGATCGGTCATCGTCGGATATGTTCTGGCCGTCAGCGCTATGAGAATGGGTGAAATCGCGATTGTCGCACCCTTCAGATATGTGTCCTTGATTGCAGCTCTGATCGTCGGGGTTCTGGTCTTTGGACGGATTCCGAACGGGCTTGCTCTATGCGGTGCGGGCGTTGTGGTTGCGACAGGGCTCTTTACGCTCTATCGCGAACACAAATTGCGCCAGCGTATTGCGGCAAAGACTCTGCCGCATTGA
- the rpoC gene encoding DNA-directed RNA polymerase subunit beta' — protein sequence MNQELTNNPFNPLTPAKAFDEIKVSLASPERILSWSYGEIKKPETINYRTFKPERDGLFCARIFGPIKDYECLCGKYKRMKYRGVVCEKCGVEVTLQKVRRERMGHIELAAPVAHIWFLKSLPSRIGLMLDMTLRDLERILYFENYVVIEPGLTDLSYGQLMTEEEFLDAQDTYGMDAFTANIGAEAIREMLSMIDLEATAEQLREELKEATGELKPKKIIKRLKIVENFIESGNRPEWMILTVIPVIPPELRPLVPLDGGRFATSDLNDLYRRVINRNNRLKRLIELRAPDIIVRNEKRMLQESVDALFDNGRRGRVITGANKRPLKSLSDMLKGKQGRFRQNLLGKRVDFSGRSVIVTGPELKLHQCGLPKKMALELFKPFIYSRLEAKGLSSTVKQAKKLVEKERPEVWDILDEVIREHPVMLNRAPTLHRLGIQAFEPTLIEGKAIQLHPLVCSAFNADFDGDQMAVHVPLSLEAQLEARVLMMSTNNVLSPANGAPIIVPSQDMILGLYYTTIQRDGMKGEGMSFATLDEIEHALAAGEVHLHAKITARIKQIDDEGNEVIKRVETTPGRLRLGSLLPLNAKAPFELVNRLLRKKEVQQVIDTVYRYCGQKESVIFCDQIMSMGFKEAFRAGISFGKDDMVVPDAKWELVEETREQVKDFEQQYMDGLITQGEKYNKVVDAWSKCNDKVTEAMMSTISAEKRDENGAVKEPNSVYMMAHSGARGSVTQMKQLGGMRGLMAKPSGEIIETPIISNFKEGLTVLEYFNSTHGARKGLSDTALKTANSGYLTRRLVDVAQDCIVRSHDCGTDKAITAEAAVNDGEVIVSLAERVLGRVSADDVLKPGTDEVIVAAGELIDERRADLIDAANVAKMRIRSPLTCEADDGVCAMCYGRDLARGTLVNQGEAVGIIAAQSIGEPGTQLTMRTFHIGGVAQGGQQSFLEASAAGTVEFRNASIISNANGDQIVMGRNMVLAIIDENGEERAQHKVGYGSKVFLKDGASINRGDKMFEWDPYTLPIIAEKGGKVRFVDLVNGIAVREETDDATGMTQRIVSDWRSVPRGSDLKPEIIVVGEDGEPVRKDDGNPVTYPMSVDAILSVEDGQDIQAGDVVARIPREGAKTKDITGGLPRVAELFEARRPKDHAIIAEIDGYVRFGKDYKNKRRITIESSENADIKVEYMVPKGKHIPVQEGDFVQKGDYIMDGNPAPHDILAIMGVEALADYMINEVQDVYRLQGVKINDKHIEVIVRQMLQKWEIQDSGDTTLLKGETVDKVEFDEANEKAMARGGRPATGEPILLGITKASLQTRSFISAASFQETTRVLTEASVQGKRDKLVGLKENVIVGRLIPAGTGGATSKVRRIAQERDNVVLEARREEAEAAVALAAPSASQDMSFSDIPESRDE from the coding sequence ATGAACCAGGAACTGACCAACAACCCGTTTAATCCGCTTACGCCGGCAAAAGCTTTTGACGAGATCAAAGTTTCGCTTGCCTCGCCCGAGCGCATTCTTTCGTGGTCCTACGGCGAAATCAAAAAGCCGGAAACCATCAACTATCGTACGTTCAAGCCCGAGCGTGACGGTCTCTTCTGTGCGCGTATCTTTGGCCCGATCAAAGACTACGAATGCCTTTGCGGCAAATACAAGCGCATGAAGTACCGCGGCGTCGTCTGTGAAAAGTGCGGCGTTGAAGTAACTCTCCAGAAAGTGCGCCGCGAGCGCATGGGCCACATCGAGCTTGCTGCTCCTGTCGCTCACATCTGGTTCCTCAAGTCGCTCCCGAGCCGGATCGGTCTCATGCTCGACATGACCCTCCGTGATCTCGAGCGTATTCTCTACTTCGAAAACTACGTTGTGATCGAGCCGGGTCTCACCGACCTGAGCTATGGCCAGCTGATGACCGAAGAGGAATTCCTCGACGCTCAGGACACCTACGGCATGGACGCCTTCACCGCCAACATCGGCGCTGAAGCGATCCGCGAAATGCTGTCGATGATCGATCTTGAAGCCACCGCCGAGCAGCTCCGCGAGGAACTCAAGGAAGCAACCGGCGAACTCAAGCCCAAGAAGATCATCAAGCGTCTCAAGATCGTCGAGAATTTCATTGAATCCGGCAACCGTCCGGAATGGATGATCCTCACCGTGATCCCCGTGATCCCGCCGGAACTGCGTCCGCTCGTTCCGCTGGACGGCGGCCGTTTTGCGACGTCGGATCTCAACGACCTCTATCGTCGTGTGATCAACCGTAACAACCGTCTCAAGCGTCTGATCGAACTTCGTGCGCCCGATATCATCGTGCGTAACGAAAAGCGTATGCTTCAGGAATCCGTTGATGCGCTGTTCGACAACGGTCGTCGTGGCCGCGTCATCACCGGCGCGAACAAGCGTCCGCTCAAGTCGCTCTCTGACATGCTCAAGGGTAAGCAGGGTCGCTTCCGTCAGAACCTTCTGGGTAAGCGCGTCGACTTCTCCGGCCGTTCGGTTATCGTAACGGGTCCTGAACTCAAGTTGCACCAGTGCGGTCTTCCCAAGAAGATGGCGCTCGAACTCTTCAAGCCGTTCATCTACTCGCGTCTCGAAGCCAAAGGTCTTTCGAGCACTGTGAAGCAGGCGAAGAAGCTTGTTGAAAAAGAGCGTCCCGAAGTTTGGGATATCCTCGACGAAGTGATCCGCGAACACCCCGTCATGCTGAACCGTGCACCGACGCTGCACCGTCTCGGCATTCAGGCGTTCGAACCCACTCTGATCGAAGGCAAGGCAATCCAGCTTCACCCGCTCGTTTGTTCGGCATTCAACGCCGACTTCGACGGTGACCAGATGGCTGTGCACGTTCCGCTCTCGCTGGAAGCCCAGCTTGAAGCACGCGTGCTCATGATGTCGACCAACAACGTTCTTTCGCCCGCAAACGGCGCGCCGATCATCGTTCCTTCGCAGGATATGATCTTGGGTCTGTACTATACGACCATCCAGCGCGACGGCATGAAAGGCGAGGGCATGTCCTTCGCGACCCTCGACGAGATCGAGCACGCACTTGCTGCCGGTGAAGTCCACCTGCACGCCAAGATCACTGCGCGCATCAAGCAGATCGACGACGAAGGGAACGAGGTTATCAAGCGCGTTGAAACCACGCCGGGCCGTCTGCGTCTCGGGTCGCTTCTTCCGCTCAACGCCAAAGCTCCTTTCGAGCTCGTCAACCGTCTGCTTCGCAAGAAGGAAGTGCAGCAGGTCATCGACACCGTCTACCGTTATTGCGGTCAGAAAGAGTCGGTCATCTTCTGTGACCAGATCATGTCCATGGGCTTCAAAGAAGCCTTCCGCGCCGGTATCTCCTTCGGCAAGGACGACATGGTTGTTCCGGATGCCAAGTGGGAACTCGTTGAAGAGACCCGCGAGCAGGTCAAGGACTTTGAACAGCAGTACATGGACGGTCTGATCACTCAGGGCGAAAAGTACAACAAAGTCGTCGACGCCTGGTCGAAGTGTAACGACAAAGTCACCGAAGCCATGATGTCCACCATCTCGGCTGAAAAGCGCGACGAGAATGGCGCCGTCAAGGAACCGAACTCGGTTTACATGATGGCTCACTCCGGTGCGCGTGGCTCGGTCACCCAGATGAAGCAGCTTGGCGGTATGCGCGGTCTTATGGCCAAGCCGTCGGGCGAGATCATCGAAACACCGATCATCTCGAACTTTAAAGAAGGTCTGACCGTTCTCGAGTACTTCAACTCGACCCACGGTGCCCGTAAGGGTCTGTCGGATACCGCTCTGAAGACCGCGAACTCGGGTTACCTGACCCGTCGTCTCGTGGACGTTGCTCAGGACTGCATCGTGCGTTCGCATGATTGTGGAACCGACAAGGCGATTACCGCAGAAGCCGCTGTCAACGACGGTGAAGTCATCGTTTCGCTCGCTGAACGCGTTCTGGGCCGTGTTTCGGCTGATGACGTGCTCAAGCCGGGCACCGACGAGGTCATCGTTGCCGCCGGTGAACTGATCGACGAACGTCGCGCAGATCTCATCGACGCAGCCAACGTTGCCAAGATGCGCATCCGCAGCCCGCTCACCTGTGAGGCTGATGATGGCGTCTGCGCAATGTGCTATGGTCGTGACCTCGCACGCGGTACGCTTGTAAACCAGGGCGAAGCTGTCGGTATCATCGCCGCCCAGTCGATCGGTGAACCCGGAACCCAGCTGACCATGCGTACGTTCCACATCGGCGGCGTTGCACAGGGTGGCCAGCAGTCGTTCCTCGAAGCTTCGGCAGCAGGTACGGTCGAGTTCCGGAACGCATCGATCATCTCGAACGCCAACGGCGATCAGATCGTTATGGGCCGTAACATGGTTCTCGCGATCATCGATGAGAACGGTGAAGAGCGCGCTCAGCACAAGGTCGGTTACGGCTCCAAGGTCTTCCTCAAGGATGGCGCTTCGATCAACCGCGGCGACAAGATGTTCGAATGGGACCCCTATACCCTCCCGATCATCGCCGAAAAGGGCGGTAAGGTTCGCTTTGTCGATCTCGTGAACGGCATCGCCGTTCGTGAAGAGACCGACGATGCAACGGGTATGACCCAGCGTATCGTATCCGACTGGCGTTCTGTGCCGCGCGGTAGCGATCTCAAGCCCGAGATCATCGTTGTCGGTGAAGATGGCGAGCCTGTCCGCAAGGATGACGGCAACCCTGTGACCTATCCGATGTCCGTAGACGCCATTCTCTCGGTTGAGGACGGTCAGGACATTCAGGCCGGTGACGTTGTTGCCCGTATCCCGCGTGAAGGCGCCAAGACCAAGGACATCACCGGTGGTTTGCCCCGCGTTGCTGAACTCTTTGAAGCCCGTCGTCCGAAGGACCACGCTATCATCGCAGAGATCGATGGCTATGTCCGCTTCGGCAAGGACTACAAGAACAAGCGCCGTATCACGATCGAGTCGTCCGAGAATGCGGACATCAAGGTCGAGTACATGGTGCCCAAAGGGAAGCACATCCCTGTTCAGGAAGGCGACTTCGTCCAGAAGGGCGATTACATCATGGACGGCAACCCCGCGCCGCATGACATCCTTGCGATCATGGGTGTAGAAGCGCTGGCTGACTACATGATCAACGAGGTTCAGGACGTTTACCGTCTTCAGGGCGTGAAGATTAACGATAAGCACATCGAAGTTATCGTTCGCCAGATGCTCCAGAAGTGGGAAATCCAGGACTCGGGCGACACCACGCTGCTCAAGGGCGAAACCGTTGACAAAGTCGAGTTCGACGAAGCCAACGAAAAGGCAATGGCACGCGGCGGCCGTCCGGCAACGGGCGAACCGATCCTCCTTGGTATCACCAAGGCGTCGCTCCAGACCCGTTCGTTCATCTCGGCTGCGTCGTTCCAGGAAACCACCCGTGTGCTCACCGAAGCGTCGGTTCAGGGCAAGCGCGACAAACTTGTCGGTCTCAAAGAGAACGTCATCGTGGGTCGTCTTATCCCCGCCGGTACAGGTGGCGCGACGAGCAAGGTTCGCCGCATCGCCCAAGAGCGCGACAATGTCGTTCTCGAAGCGCGCCGCGAAGAAGCAGAAGCCGCAGTGGCTCTCGCTGCTCCGTCGGCAAGCCAGGATATGTCTTTCTCGGACATTCCCGAGAGCCGCGACGAGTAA
- the rpsG gene encoding 30S ribosomal protein S7, with the protein MSRRHAAEKREILPDAKYGDRVVSKFMNNLMVDGKKSVAEKIVYNAFDRVEGKLKRAPVEVFHEALDNVKPSVEVRSRRVGGATYQVPVEVRPERREALAIRWVIAAAKNRNENTMEERLAGELLDAVNGRGTAVKKREDTHKMADANKAFSHYRW; encoded by the coding sequence ATGTCGCGTCGTCACGCCGCTGAAAAACGTGAAATTCTACCTGACGCCAAGTATGGCGATCGCGTAGTTTCCAAATTCATGAACAACCTGATGGTCGATGGTAAAAAATCGGTCGCAGAAAAAATCGTCTACAACGCATTTGATCGCGTTGAAGGCAAGCTCAAGCGCGCACCTGTTGAAGTGTTCCACGAAGCACTCGACAACGTGAAGCCCTCCGTCGAAGTTCGTTCGCGCCGCGTTGGTGGTGCAACCTACCAGGTTCCGGTTGAAGTGCGTCCCGAGCGCCGTGAAGCCCTTGCTATCCGCTGGGTTATCGCTGCTGCGAAGAACCGCAACGAAAACACCATGGAAGAGCGTCTTGCTGGCGAACTCCTTGACGCGGTAAACGGCCGCGGCACTGCAGTTAAGAAGCGTGAAGACACCCACAAGATGGCCGACGCGAACAAAGCGTTCAGCCACTATCGCTGGTAA